One genomic segment of Amycolatopsis granulosa includes these proteins:
- a CDS encoding SCO6745 family protein → MTVETAREIRSAVQVWGGKFMTSPELAEVEREVGLAQRALYFRGRSAVLGDPPPAVVAELFGIFPRWIIDLVLPPATAAIGAAAAVSAYTEALARWSKTHLRASSLAELLPRLVDAADASGLALFAGWRQVAWPSDPVARIGHGLMVLREYRGGLHFAALRAVGLTVPEAAVADPEGGRERLLRTAWSPDAADELIAHARRRPDLDDRWLRAQALTDERMGELLEVLTEAERAQLVAALAALG, encoded by the coding sequence ATGACGGTGGAAACCGCGCGCGAGATCCGGTCCGCGGTGCAGGTGTGGGGCGGGAAGTTCATGACCTCGCCGGAACTGGCGGAGGTGGAGCGCGAAGTGGGGCTGGCGCAGCGCGCGCTGTACTTCCGGGGGCGGTCCGCGGTGCTGGGTGATCCGCCGCCCGCCGTGGTCGCCGAGCTGTTCGGCATCTTCCCCCGATGGATCATCGACCTGGTCCTGCCGCCGGCGACGGCGGCCATCGGCGCGGCGGCGGCGGTTTCGGCCTACACCGAGGCGCTGGCCCGGTGGTCGAAGACGCACCTGCGGGCGTCGTCGCTGGCGGAGTTGCTGCCCCGGCTGGTGGACGCGGCGGACGCGAGCGGGCTGGCGTTGTTCGCGGGGTGGCGGCAGGTCGCGTGGCCGTCCGACCCGGTCGCGCGGATCGGGCACGGGCTGATGGTGCTGCGCGAGTACCGCGGAGGACTGCACTTCGCGGCCCTGCGCGCGGTGGGGCTGACGGTGCCGGAGGCGGCGGTGGCCGACCCGGAGGGCGGGCGCGAGCGGCTGCTGCGCACCGCGTGGTCTCCGGATGCGGCCGACGAGCTGATCGCCCACGCCCGGCGGCGGCCGGACCTGGACGACCGCTGGCTGCGGGCGCAGGCGCTGACGGACGAGCGGATGGGGGAGCTGCTCGAGGTCCTGACGGAGGCGGAGCGCGCGCAGCTGGTCGCCGCGCTGGCCGCGCTGGGGTGA
- a CDS encoding histidine kinase, whose amino-acid sequence MNTTPPALTPTTRALAWCLHLLVVGLLALAAGRAIADHRPQAGLIAATAVACAVLSAAGPVLPRVRGSRRAAAVWLAAVGAFWLVLLALSADAVWVAFPLYFLQLHLLSRRAGLAAVAVTAVVAVAGYATHQGSFSAAMALGPALGAAVAVAVVWGYQALYRESEQRRRLIEELTATRADLAGAQHAAGVLAERERLAREIHDTLAQGLSSIQLLLLAAARALPRKPENAARYVDQARQAAVDNLAEARRFVAALAPPALEGTTLAGALERLCTTTSTRHRLTARFHLTGEPVPLATAHEVALLRVAQSALANAVRHAEAATAEVTLSYLGDHVAVDIVDDGRGFDPDQLPATDPEAGGFGLAAMRARVHALGGILTVESAPGHGTALAAQLPVTPVPENQPEAHP is encoded by the coding sequence GTGAACACCACTCCCCCCGCCCTGACCCCGACCACCCGCGCTCTGGCCTGGTGCCTGCACTTGCTGGTCGTCGGCTTGCTCGCACTGGCCGCCGGCCGGGCCATCGCCGACCACCGACCGCAAGCCGGGCTGATCGCCGCGACGGCTGTGGCGTGCGCCGTGCTCTCGGCCGCCGGTCCTGTGCTGCCCCGCGTGCGCGGGTCGCGGCGGGCAGCAGCGGTGTGGCTGGCCGCCGTGGGCGCCTTCTGGCTGGTGCTGCTGGCCCTGTCCGCCGACGCGGTGTGGGTGGCGTTTCCGCTGTACTTCCTTCAGCTTCACCTGCTGTCCCGCCGCGCCGGACTGGCGGCGGTGGCGGTCACGGCGGTGGTGGCCGTCGCCGGCTACGCCACGCACCAGGGTTCCTTCAGCGCGGCCATGGCGCTGGGGCCGGCCCTCGGCGCCGCCGTAGCGGTCGCGGTGGTGTGGGGTTATCAGGCCCTGTACCGGGAGAGCGAGCAGCGCAGGCGCCTGATCGAAGAGCTCACCGCCACCCGTGCCGATCTGGCCGGCGCCCAGCACGCCGCCGGGGTGCTGGCCGAACGTGAACGCCTGGCCCGCGAGATCCATGACACCCTCGCCCAGGGCCTTTCCAGCATCCAGCTGCTGCTGCTCGCTGCCGCACGCGCCCTGCCGCGGAAACCGGAGAACGCCGCCCGCTACGTCGACCAGGCACGGCAGGCCGCGGTGGACAACCTCGCCGAGGCTCGCCGTTTCGTCGCCGCCCTCGCCCCGCCGGCGCTGGAGGGCACCACCCTTGCCGGCGCCCTGGAGCGCTTGTGCACTACCACCAGCACCCGGCACCGGCTCACCGCACGCTTCCACCTCACCGGTGAGCCGGTACCGCTTGCCACCGCGCACGAGGTCGCGCTGCTACGCGTCGCCCAGTCCGCGCTGGCCAACGCCGTCCGCCACGCCGAAGCTGCTACCGCCGAAGTCACCCTGAGCTACCTCGGCGACCACGTCGCCGTGGACATCGTCGACGACGGACGTGGCTTCGACCCGGACCAGCTTCCCGCCACGGACCCCGAGGCCGGCGGATTCGGGCTGGCCGCCATGCGCGCCCGGGTGCACGCCCTCGGCGGCATCCTCACCGTCGAATCCGCCCCCGGCCACGGCACCGCGCTGGCCGCCCAGCTCCCCGTGACCCCCGTTCCCGAGAACCAGCCCGAGGCCCACCCGTGA
- a CDS encoding response regulator, with product MTDTPIRLLLADDHPVVRAGLRAVLETEDGITVVAEVATAEEAITRAAQGDIDVVLMDLQFGKGLNGAAATAAITARPQAPRVLIVTTYDTDADTVPAIEAGATGYLLKDAPPEDLAAAVRTAARGRTTLAPTVADRLINRLRTPGTALTRRETEVLTLVADGLSNQAIGERLHLTEGTVKSHLARIYAKLDVESRTAAVAAATGLGLIRR from the coding sequence GTGACCGATACCCCGATCCGCCTGCTCCTGGCCGACGACCACCCCGTCGTACGGGCAGGGCTGCGCGCCGTACTGGAAACCGAAGACGGCATCACCGTGGTGGCCGAGGTCGCCACCGCCGAGGAGGCCATCACCCGCGCCGCCCAAGGCGACATCGACGTCGTCCTCATGGACCTCCAGTTCGGTAAGGGCCTGAACGGTGCAGCGGCCACCGCCGCCATCACCGCACGTCCGCAAGCCCCCCGTGTGCTGATCGTCACCACCTACGACACCGATGCCGACACGGTCCCCGCCATCGAAGCCGGGGCCACCGGCTACCTCCTCAAGGACGCCCCACCCGAAGACCTGGCCGCTGCCGTGCGCACCGCCGCCAGGGGCCGCACCACGCTGGCGCCCACGGTCGCGGACCGGCTGATCAACCGGCTGCGCACGCCAGGCACCGCCCTGACCCGGCGCGAGACCGAAGTGCTCACCCTGGTCGCCGACGGCCTGTCCAACCAGGCCATCGGCGAGCGCCTGCACCTGACCGAAGGCACCGTCAAATCCCACTTGGCGCGCATCTACGCCAAACTCGACGTCGAGTCGCGCACCGCCGCCGTCGCCGCCGCCACCGGCCTCGGCCTCATCCGCCGCTGA
- a CDS encoding Ig-like domain-containing protein: protein MTKLHKRRGPLALVALGLAAMLTLSACSGDGSPGGGPGQPGSTDAQQTAATSAKLMVQPADGARDVPPADAAQVSITDGELQAVTLTNPDGKQVAGRLAADKRSWTVTEPLGYGKTYTWSGTALGADGKQNTINGSFTTVNPRRQLAATLNVGDNQTYGIAMPIALTFGTKVTDKAAVERALTVETTPKTEGSWAWVSDTTVHWRPKDYWQPNTQVKVTANLYGRKIGEGIYGKQDVTASFSIGRSQIVKGDTRTHHMQVIRDGVQIADYPVSYGLDSDPGRVTHSGVHVVMSKHATYSMNNPRYNYFDVNVPWAVRISNNGEFIHGLAESVWAQGKQNISHGCLNLSPARAKEYYDGALVGDPVEITGSTQTLSARDGDYSDWTYSWAEWTKLSALAS from the coding sequence GTGACAAAACTCCACAAGCGACGCGGCCCGCTCGCGCTGGTCGCGCTGGGGCTGGCCGCGATGCTGACGCTGAGCGCGTGCAGCGGTGACGGGTCGCCGGGCGGCGGCCCGGGGCAGCCGGGTTCCACCGACGCGCAGCAGACCGCAGCCACGTCCGCCAAGCTCATGGTGCAGCCCGCCGACGGCGCGCGGGACGTCCCTCCCGCGGACGCCGCGCAGGTCAGCATCACCGATGGCGAGCTGCAAGCGGTCACGCTCACCAACCCGGACGGCAAGCAGGTCGCCGGCCGGCTCGCCGCGGACAAGCGCAGCTGGACGGTCACCGAACCACTCGGCTACGGGAAGACGTACACGTGGTCGGGCACCGCGCTCGGCGCGGACGGCAAGCAGAACACCATCAACGGCTCGTTCACCACGGTCAACCCGCGCCGGCAGCTGGCGGCGACCCTGAACGTCGGGGACAACCAGACCTACGGCATCGCGATGCCGATCGCGTTGACGTTCGGCACCAAGGTCACCGACAAGGCAGCCGTGGAGCGCGCCCTGACCGTCGAGACGACGCCGAAGACCGAGGGCTCGTGGGCCTGGGTGTCCGACACCACCGTGCACTGGCGGCCGAAGGACTACTGGCAGCCGAATACCCAGGTCAAGGTGACCGCGAACCTCTACGGCCGGAAGATCGGCGAAGGCATCTACGGCAAGCAGGACGTGACGGCGTCGTTCTCCATCGGCCGCTCGCAGATCGTCAAGGGCGACACCCGCACCCACCACATGCAGGTGATCCGGGACGGCGTGCAGATCGCCGACTACCCGGTCAGCTACGGCCTGGACTCCGACCCGGGCCGGGTGACGCACAGCGGCGTGCACGTCGTGATGTCCAAGCACGCGACCTACTCGATGAACAACCCGCGCTACAACTACTTCGACGTGAACGTCCCGTGGGCGGTGCGGATCTCCAACAACGGCGAGTTCATCCACGGCCTGGCCGAGTCGGTGTGGGCGCAGGGCAAGCAGAACATCTCGCACGGCTGCCTCAACCTGTCCCCGGCGCGCGCCAAGGAGTACTACGACGGCGCGCTGGTGGGCGACCCCGTCGAGATCACCGGCAGCACCCAGACGCTGTCCGCGCGGGACGGCGACTACTCCGACTGGACCTACTCCTGGGCGGAGTGGACGAAGCTGTCCGCGCTCGCGAGCTGA
- a CDS encoding MFS transporter: MTDAAQAPEVDEKTVRRAVLASAMGNATEWYDYGVFTSGAIAASIGTVFFPGEGNAILKSLALVAIGFVVRPFGGAFFGPLGDKIGRQRVLAITILLMSGCTFLVGCLPTYAGDYAIGIGAPILVLLLRLIQGFSTGGEYGGAATFIAEYAPTRRRGFWGSFLEMGTLGGYVLGNLVVLAVTLSFTADQVGSWAWRIPFWVALPLGLIGLYLRNKLEDTPEFRRLVAAGEKAEKAPLKETLSRNWRMILNLIGIVLLLNVADYMLLTTMPTYFTDTLKISDNTATVIIILVELIQMALIAPVGALSDRIGRKPPLIAAAIGFLVLSYPSIKLMQSGNTVLLFLGFLIMALLLVLILAVIGSTFPAMFPTRVRYGAFAIGYNISTSLFGGTCGVVVTALIHGTGNEDWPAFYLMIAAAIALFPIFKIPETARVPMDHINDEGVTTPPAARAATN, translated from the coding sequence ATGACAGACGCTGCGCAGGCGCCCGAGGTGGACGAGAAGACGGTCAGAAGAGCCGTTCTCGCATCCGCCATGGGTAACGCAACAGAGTGGTACGACTACGGCGTGTTCACCTCGGGCGCGATTGCCGCCAGCATCGGCACCGTGTTCTTCCCTGGCGAGGGGAACGCGATTCTGAAATCGCTGGCGCTGGTGGCGATCGGGTTCGTGGTTAGGCCGTTCGGCGGAGCGTTCTTCGGCCCGTTGGGGGACAAGATCGGCCGGCAGCGCGTGCTGGCGATCACGATCCTGCTGATGTCCGGCTGCACGTTCCTCGTCGGCTGCCTGCCGACGTACGCGGGCGATTACGCGATCGGGATCGGCGCGCCGATCCTGGTCCTGCTGCTCCGGCTGATCCAGGGTTTCAGCACCGGCGGTGAGTACGGCGGCGCGGCGACGTTCATCGCCGAGTACGCGCCGACGCGCAGGCGCGGGTTCTGGGGCAGCTTCCTGGAGATGGGCACGCTGGGCGGGTACGTGCTGGGCAACCTGGTCGTGCTCGCGGTGACCCTGTCGTTCACCGCGGACCAGGTGGGCAGCTGGGCGTGGCGGATTCCGTTCTGGGTCGCGCTCCCGCTCGGTCTGATCGGTCTGTACCTGCGGAACAAGCTCGAGGACACCCCGGAGTTCCGGCGTCTGGTGGCGGCCGGCGAGAAGGCGGAGAAGGCGCCGCTGAAGGAAACCCTGTCGCGCAACTGGCGCATGATCCTCAACCTGATCGGGATCGTGCTGCTGCTCAACGTCGCCGACTACATGTTGCTGACGACGATGCCGACGTACTTCACGGACACGTTGAAGATCAGCGACAACACGGCGACGGTGATCATCATCCTGGTGGAGCTGATCCAGATGGCCCTGATCGCCCCGGTCGGCGCGCTCTCCGACCGGATCGGCCGAAAACCCCCGCTGATCGCCGCGGCCATCGGCTTCCTGGTGCTCAGCTACCCGTCGATCAAGCTGATGCAGAGCGGCAACACCGTGCTGCTGTTCCTCGGGTTCCTGATCATGGCGCTGCTGCTGGTGCTGATCCTGGCCGTGATCGGGTCGACGTTCCCGGCGATGTTCCCGACGCGCGTGCGGTACGGCGCGTTCGCGATCGGTTACAACATCTCGACGTCGCTGTTCGGCGGAACCTGCGGGGTCGTCGTGACCGCGCTGATCCACGGCACCGGCAACGAGGACTGGCCCGCCTTCTACCTGATGATCGCGGCGGCGATCGCGCTGTTCCCGATCTTCAAGATCCCGGAGACCGCGCGGGTCCCGATGGACCACATCAACGACGAGGGTGTGACGACGCCACCGGCGGCGCGGGCCGCGACGAACTGA